The DNA window TGAATTAAATCATTTGCTCTCTTCTGGACAACCTCGTATTTAATGGTATCAAAATAGGCAGTAATTGAATTCGCAATATCCGAGGCCATCATAGGATCTTTATCTGCCACTGTAATTTCTATTGAATTGAATTTATTCCGTTTAGTACTGACATTTGATTTAAACATCTTCACCACGTAGGTATGTGCGAATGGCTCAGATTTAATAATTTCATAGTGTGTGTACAAATCAAACTTGTCAATTATTCTTTCTATCAATCTATTGGAGTTGAGTATCTCGAGTGCCTGTTCGGCCTCCCCTGTTTCTCCAAAATCGGTAATATTCCCTCTTCTTAAAGCAGTTTCGTTGACTGGAGCTTGAGATAATTTTACAGGAAAAATGGTAGTTGAAGATTTATAGTATTCAGGAATTAATAAGGATACTCCGGCTGAAACGACCGCAGTAAAAATAAATATATATATAAATAAATTCTTCTTTAGCCAGACAATTCTAACAATGTCTATAAAACTCAAAACTTCCATATAATTCTATTAATCATCTAAATGTCCCAAACAAATACTTGAAGGTTACATCTTCTAGAGCGCACAAAAGTAATAATTTATTGTAAATCAAATTCATACCTAAGAACCTCCCTAAATTTTGAGTTTCTCAAAAATTTCTTGGAGCTGTGGGTATTCCACCTCAGATCCAGATAAGGGATTCTCTTTAATAAGCGCTTTAATTCTCTTCGAACGTTCTTCTGTGAGAGGATGTGTACTCATAAATTCAGGTAGTGAGCTTTTATTATTTGCTTCTTCCAATGCTAAGATTCCAAACAAGTCCACGATCCCACTGGGAGAAATATTCAGATTTTTCATCAAATGGAAGGCTGCTTTATCAGCTGATAATTCAAATTCTCTGGAATAACTAAGATTTTGAATAGATGATAAGTTTTCTACTACCACCCCACTTATTGCTCCCAAATGACCTAAAGCCAGTTGAATTATCATATAAGCACCTAAAGACTTGAACATCGTTTTGAGAGTATGCCGCTCTTCCACATGTGCAATTTCGTGCCCCATCAATCCAACCAACTGGCGATAATTTGTCATTTTATCTAAGATACCTTTATTTACAACAATAAACCCTCCGGGCAAGGCAAAAGCGTTTACGGTGGAGTCCTTTAAAAAGGAGAAATTAAAATGATAGGCAGATTGATGATTAAGAAGCTGATAAAATTCATTTAAATATTGGGTTTTCAAGGTGTCCAGTGAAGGAGAATTGCTGTATTGATCTATACCTGATTGCCCAATTTTTAATTCCCATTCAATTGGGACTTTTTCTGAGGCCCATTGAGTTAACCTTGGCAAACCAAAAAAATAGGTGTAAAAAAGTAAAACCAAAGTTGATAGAACTACCAACCCCAAAATAGAATAAAAGCCCCCCCAACTAAAACCAGGATTCTTAAAAAAATTCTTTTGAGGGAAAGCTTCATTTAGAGCTTCTAAAGCCAACTCTTCCCTTACCTCCAGATATTCGAAAGGATCACGAGTCCCCCATTTAATTAATAAATGATTCGTCTTATAATTTTGTCTACTTAATAATTCTTTGTTCCAAAGCGAGAGAATCTCACCCTCTTCATCAAGGATTTTTATCTCTTCGTCCTCGATACTAAAGCTTACTGGTTGACCTTTTGGTTTAATGCCGGAATAATAAACTGCCTGATACAACATGGATTCATATTTTTTTATATTATTCAGGTTTTCCTTTCTTTCTTTTTCGCAGCAGGAAAGAGGATATTATTCAAAATTAACCTGTATCCAGGAGAATTTGGATGCAAATTCAAGTCAGTAGGAGGATCTCCGACATGATGCTGATAATCCTCTGGATCATGTCCGGCATAGAAGGTCCATGTCCCATATCCAAATTTTCCATGTATGTAGCGCACTTCATCAACTGCTTTATTGTCACCTAGAATCAAAACATCGGATTTTACAAATTCACGCTTAAATGCGGTCGTTTGACCCATAAATCCTTTAACAGTTCTGGTATGATTTTGAGTAAGCATTGTAGGAATGGGATCCCATTTGGCTGAAAAATCAAAAAGCTGGAAATAATCGTTTTCCGGGATCACTTTTCGATTGAAATTATTATCGATTGATGAGAATTCATACTGCAATGGATCTTTAACTAAAGTGAAGTTTTTAAAGGCCAAGGTTGTAGAAAAGTCAAGTTTTGAATCCGGATCAGAGTCAGCAGCATCGCCGTCAAAATACTTGGCACAAATATCTAATCCACTAGCAGACAAGGCAATATCATAGGAATCAGTGGCAGAGCACATTGCAAACATGAAGCCTCCACCAGCAATATATTTTTGAATTTGAATTGCAACATTAAGTTTCAACTGAGAAACTTTGGCAAAACCAAGCTCTTTTGCTAAATTTTCCTGCCGCCGCTGATTTTCCTTATACCAAGGCTGTCCGTTAAAATTAGCGTAAAACTTACCGTATTGTCCTGTAAAGTCCTCATGGTGTAAATGCAACCAGTCATATTTTGCCAACAATCCGTTGACAATCTCTTTGTCATAAATCTTATCAAAAGGAATCTCGGCATAAGTGAGTGCTAGGGTTACCGCATCATCCCAAGGTTGAATCCGCTCCCCTTTTTCATTAAATTCCGGTGTGTAGACAGCAATTCGAGGGGCTTTTTCAAGCTTCATAACTTCCTGATTGATTTCCGGATTATTGATCTCTTCACGGATTCGGATATACTCTGCATCAGCTATCACTTCATAACTGACCCCCCTTGTAATGCATTCTTTTTCAAAGGTTTTGGTATGTACAAATGCAAAGCTCCCTCCACGATAGTTTAACAACCAAAATGCTTCAATATTTTGATTGATCACCCAATAGGTTATTCCATAGGCCTTTAGATGATTTACTTGCTTAACATCCATGGGAATCAGGATATAAGAAGCCTTCAATGGAACAAAAAAAACTAAAAACAAAAGGGTCATTCCAATTTTGGCCCATTTTAACCGTTTGTCTTTTATGGAATAAGCTGTCATAGGTTCAACAACAAATTAAATTTCTATTAGTTATATGATGGTCTGTATATTAATATAAACCAAAAAAATAATAGCAAAAGAAGTCCAAATTATGATATTTGCACTCCCTACAACGTAAAATGGATCAAATTAGTTTTCAATACCCAATTCATTATCTTTTCTTTGGCCTCTTACTTGCCATAGGAGTCGGTTTTCTCCTTTATTTTAAGACCCGTCAGTTTTTTGACAGGCCTGATCGGGATAAATTTATGCTGGCGATTTTAAGAACATCAGTTGTCTTTTTGCTATTTGTTCTTTTGATGAATCCGATGATTAAACGATTTAATCAGGAAATTAAAAAACCGGTAATCACGCTAGCCATTGATCAATCACGTTCAATGATTCATAGAGACAGCACTTGGGTTAAGGATTTTACTGAAAATTTAAACCGCTTTGAGTCGAAGATTTCTGAAAAATATGAAATTCAAAAAATTGGATTTGGCAAAAATGCAAGAAC is part of the Candidatus Vicinibacter affinis genome and encodes:
- a CDS encoding M48 family metallopeptidase, with the translated sequence MLYQAVYYSGIKPKGQPVSFSIEDEEIKILDEEGEILSLWNKELLSRQNYKTNHLLIKWGTRDPFEYLEVREELALEALNEAFPQKNFFKNPGFSWGGFYSILGLVVLSTLVLLFYTYFFGLPRLTQWASEKVPIEWELKIGQSGIDQYSNSPSLDTLKTQYLNEFYQLLNHQSAYHFNFSFLKDSTVNAFALPGGFIVVNKGILDKMTNYRQLVGLMGHEIAHVEERHTLKTMFKSLGAYMIIQLALGHLGAISGVVVENLSSIQNLSYSREFELSADKAAFHLMKNLNISPSGIVDLFGILALEEANNKSSLPEFMSTHPLTEERSKRIKALIKENPLSGSEVEYPQLQEIFEKLKI
- a CDS encoding asparagine synthetase B, translated to MTLLFLVFFVPLKASYILIPMDVKQVNHLKAYGITYWVINQNIEAFWLLNYRGGSFAFVHTKTFEKECITRGVSYEVIADAEYIRIREEINNPEINQEVMKLEKAPRIAVYTPEFNEKGERIQPWDDAVTLALTYAEIPFDKIYDKEIVNGLLAKYDWLHLHHEDFTGQYGKFYANFNGQPWYKENQRRQENLAKELGFAKVSQLKLNVAIQIQKYIAGGGFMFAMCSATDSYDIALSASGLDICAKYFDGDAADSDPDSKLDFSTTLAFKNFTLVKDPLQYEFSSIDNNFNRKVIPENDYFQLFDFSAKWDPIPTMLTQNHTRTVKGFMGQTTAFKREFVKSDVLILGDNKAVDEVRYIHGKFGYGTWTFYAGHDPEDYQHHVGDPPTDLNLHPNSPGYRLILNNILFPAAKKKERKT